A genomic segment from Azospirillum sp. TSA2s encodes:
- a CDS encoding tetratricopeptide repeat protein: MKKNARKPASKERRSPSSTPGRQAATGAAGGRGSAPFAAALGHHQAGRIAEAEAGYRAVLALEPNHPHANNNLAMILRGRGAHAEALACYRAAVDRSPDDPHVHSNFGCLLLEMGRLEEAQAMLRRAVELQPDYAEAHFNLGNALRLVDDMDGALAAYDEALRLKPDLAAALSNRGDILKGRAELSKAVEAFLAALRAAPGMAEPLNNLGETLKEQGRITEAVTVFQKGLAQHPTHTLMHSNLLLALNYTADVPPEMVYRVHTHWAERHADPVMPAGRQYANDRSPDRKLRIGYVSPDFCAHSVSFFAEPVIREHDRTAFEVVCYPCSRRADAVTARLQGVADRWVPITGMTDEQAAARIAADGIDILVDLAGHTAENRLTLFARKPAPVQVTWLGYPNTTGMRAIDHRLTDAVADPVGLSDQLSAERLVRLPHGFHCYQPPVDVASQPRPPVLNNGFVTFGSFNNTSKVTAEVVRVWAEILKRVPDARLLLKSRQMGDEETRARYHNSFAAQGVAPERVELLARIPAADGHLRAYDRIDIALDPFPYNGTTTTCEALWMGVPVLTLAGRTHVARVGASLLTNVGLTELIAADEAEYVAKAVALAGDLERLVELRAGMRSRLEAAPLTDYAGFTRAMERAFRAMWRQWVGQPG; encoded by the coding sequence ATGAAGAAGAACGCCCGCAAGCCGGCTTCCAAAGAACGCCGCTCTCCGTCCTCGACGCCTGGGCGGCAAGCCGCCACAGGAGCGGCGGGCGGGCGCGGGAGCGCTCCCTTCGCCGCAGCGCTTGGCCATCACCAGGCTGGCCGGATCGCCGAGGCCGAGGCCGGCTACCGGGCGGTGCTGGCGCTCGAGCCGAACCATCCCCATGCCAACAACAACCTGGCGATGATCCTGCGCGGACGCGGCGCGCATGCCGAGGCGCTCGCCTGCTACCGGGCGGCGGTCGACCGCTCGCCCGACGACCCGCACGTCCACAGCAACTTCGGTTGCCTGCTGTTGGAGATGGGGCGGCTGGAGGAGGCGCAGGCCATGTTGCGCCGCGCCGTGGAGTTGCAGCCGGACTATGCGGAGGCGCACTTCAACCTTGGGAATGCGCTGCGCCTCGTTGACGACATGGACGGGGCGCTCGCCGCCTATGATGAGGCGCTGCGGCTGAAGCCCGATCTTGCGGCGGCGCTCAGCAACAGGGGCGACATCCTGAAAGGACGCGCCGAGCTGTCGAAGGCGGTGGAGGCCTTCCTGGCGGCGCTGCGTGCGGCACCCGGAATGGCCGAGCCCCTCAACAATCTGGGCGAGACGCTGAAGGAGCAGGGCCGCATCACCGAGGCGGTGACCGTCTTCCAGAAGGGGCTGGCGCAACACCCGACCCACACGCTCATGCATTCCAACCTGCTGCTGGCGCTGAACTACACCGCCGACGTGCCGCCGGAGATGGTCTATCGCGTCCACACGCATTGGGCCGAGCGGCATGCCGACCCGGTGATGCCCGCCGGCCGCCAGTACGCCAACGACCGCAGTCCCGACCGCAAGCTGCGCATCGGCTATGTCTCCCCCGACTTCTGCGCCCATTCGGTCAGCTTCTTCGCCGAGCCGGTGATCCGCGAACATGACCGCACGGCTTTCGAGGTGGTCTGCTACCCCTGCTCGCGCCGGGCCGACGCGGTGACGGCGCGGCTGCAGGGCGTGGCCGACCGCTGGGTGCCGATCACCGGGATGACGGATGAGCAGGCGGCGGCACGGATCGCGGCGGACGGCATCGACATTCTGGTCGATCTCGCCGGCCACACCGCCGAGAACCGCCTGACGCTGTTCGCCCGCAAGCCGGCGCCGGTGCAGGTGACGTGGCTGGGCTATCCCAACACCACCGGCATGCGGGCGATCGACCACCGCCTGACCGATGCCGTCGCCGATCCGGTCGGGCTGTCCGATCAGCTCAGCGCCGAACGGCTGGTCCGGCTGCCACATGGTTTCCATTGCTACCAGCCACCGGTCGATGTCGCCTCCCAGCCCCGCCCGCCGGTGCTGAACAACGGCTTTGTCACCTTCGGCTCCTTCAACAACACCTCCAAGGTGACGGCCGAGGTGGTGCGGGTGTGGGCCGAGATCCTCAAGCGTGTGCCCGATGCGCGTCTGCTGCTGAAGAGCCGGCAGATGGGCGACGAGGAGACGCGGGCCCGCTACCACAACAGCTTCGCCGCCCAGGGGGTCGCCCCCGAGCGGGTCGAGCTGCTGGCGCGCATTCCGGCGGCCGACGGGCATCTGCGCGCCTATGACCGCATCGACATCGCGCTCGACCCCTTCCCCTACAACGGTACCACCACCACCTGCGAGGCGCTGTGGATGGGGGTGCCGGTGCTGACGCTGGCCGGCCGCACCCATGTCGCGCGCGTCGGCGCCAGCCTGCTGACCAATGTCGGGCTGACCGAGCTGATCGCGGCGGACGAGGCTGAGTATGTGGCCAAGGCGGTGGCGCTCGCCGGCGATCTGGAGCGGCTGGTCGAGCTGCGCGCCGGCATGCGGTCGCGGCTGGAGGCCGCGCCGCTGACCGACTATGCGGGCTTCACCCGGGCCATGGAGCGCGCCTTCCGCGCGATGTGGCGGCAGTGGGTGGGCCAGCCCGGCTGA
- a CDS encoding acyltransferase: MRAIAILAVLYQHYSWAQLGPFNPDSPIRGVWLPLRALLESGWLGVNLFFVLSGLVLYLPYAQGQRRMAGWQDASSFLKHRMARLLPLYYLSGAVSLSLGVFAPFEVGRADHWLQLLGFLTITFPFTADSFMPPYNWVLWSLGIEIWFSVIFPALLWLYSRHRAATLAGATLLACGLRAWGYSRMPMDGNLLNWITDSLPARLPDFLAGMLLADLVLRRTAILRRWASLVLGGGLVWGSVVLWHLWCVGAVPMVSAAGFTLLFDLGCLLGIGFLLSHPTPLNRLLRLAPVQVVGMMCYSLYVWHGMILYRLIMVPIPDFPDRLAALPVYLAAVFALAALSYRYVEFGHRPAGELFLLPRRRG; this comes from the coding sequence TTGCGGGCGATCGCCATCCTGGCGGTGCTCTATCAGCACTACAGCTGGGCGCAGCTGGGGCCCTTCAACCCGGACTCGCCGATCCGGGGGGTGTGGCTGCCATTGCGCGCTCTGCTGGAGAGCGGCTGGCTGGGGGTCAATCTGTTCTTCGTTCTCTCAGGGCTGGTGCTCTACCTGCCCTATGCCCAGGGCCAGCGGCGCATGGCGGGCTGGCAGGACGCATCCAGCTTCCTCAAGCATCGCATGGCGCGGCTGCTGCCGCTTTACTACCTCTCCGGCGCCGTCTCCTTGTCGCTTGGCGTGTTCGCGCCCTTCGAGGTCGGCCGGGCCGATCATTGGCTGCAGCTGCTGGGCTTTCTCACCATCACCTTCCCCTTCACGGCGGACAGCTTCATGCCGCCTTACAATTGGGTCTTGTGGTCGCTGGGAATCGAGATTTGGTTCAGCGTGATCTTCCCCGCCCTGCTCTGGCTCTACAGCCGTCACCGCGCCGCCACGCTCGCCGGGGCGACGCTGCTGGCTTGCGGACTGCGGGCCTGGGGCTACAGCCGGATGCCGATGGACGGCAACCTGTTGAACTGGATCACCGACAGCCTGCCGGCGCGCCTGCCCGACTTCCTGGCCGGCATGCTGCTGGCCGACCTCGTCCTGCGCCGGACGGCGATCCTGCGGCGCTGGGCATCACTGGTGCTGGGCGGAGGGCTGGTCTGGGGCAGCGTGGTGCTGTGGCATCTCTGGTGCGTGGGCGCCGTGCCGATGGTTTCAGCGGCGGGCTTCACCCTCCTGTTCGATCTCGGCTGCCTGCTTGGCATCGGTTTCCTGCTGTCCCACCCCACCCCCCTCAACCGGCTGTTGCGGCTGGCGCCGGTCCAGGTGGTCGGCATGATGTGCTACAGCCTGTATGTCTGGCACGGCATGATCCTCTACCGGCTGATCATGGTGCCGATCCCGGATTTTCCTGACCGCTTAGCCGCCCTCCCCGTCTATCTGGCGGCGGTCTTCGCCCTGGCGGCGTTGAGCTACCGCTATGTCGAGTTCGGCCATCGGCCGGCCGGCGAGCTGTTCCTGCTGCCGCGCCGGCGGGGCTGA
- a CDS encoding GDP-L-fucose synthase, producing MAGSAILRRLAGEGCEVLTADRATLDLRRQEEVERWVAQQRPDLVFVAAATVGGILANATRPAEFLYDNLVIETNIIHAAYRTGVGKLVFLGSSCIYPRLAEQPMREDALLTGPLEPTNEWYAVAKIAGIKLCQAYRRQYGCDFIAAMPTNLYGIGDNFDLQGGHVAAALLAKIHRAKAEGLDSVEIWGTGTPKREFLFADDLADGLVHLAKHYSDEPHVNIGTGSEVSIRELADLVADVVGYPGRFQYDTSKPDGTPRKLLDVSRMTALGWTAPTSLRDGFAATYCWYLERLAGGADLRGQPARTA from the coding sequence ATGGCGGGATCGGCCATCTTGCGGCGGCTGGCAGGCGAGGGTTGCGAGGTGCTGACGGCCGACCGCGCCACGCTTGATCTGCGCCGCCAGGAGGAGGTCGAGCGCTGGGTCGCCCAGCAGCGCCCGGACCTGGTCTTCGTCGCCGCGGCCACCGTCGGCGGCATCCTCGCCAACGCCACCCGGCCGGCCGAGTTCCTCTACGACAACCTCGTGATCGAGACCAACATCATCCACGCTGCCTATCGGACCGGCGTGGGGAAGCTGGTCTTCCTCGGCTCGTCTTGCATCTACCCGCGCCTGGCCGAACAGCCGATGCGCGAGGACGCGCTGCTGACCGGGCCGCTGGAGCCGACCAACGAATGGTACGCGGTGGCCAAGATCGCCGGCATCAAGTTGTGCCAGGCCTACCGCCGCCAGTATGGCTGCGACTTCATCGCGGCGATGCCGACCAATCTCTATGGCATCGGCGACAATTTCGACCTGCAGGGCGGGCATGTCGCCGCCGCCCTGCTGGCCAAAATCCACCGCGCCAAGGCCGAGGGGCTGGACAGCGTGGAGATCTGGGGCACCGGCACGCCCAAGCGCGAGTTCCTCTTCGCCGATGATCTGGCCGACGGGCTGGTCCATCTCGCCAAGCATTATTCGGACGAGCCGCACGTCAACATCGGCACCGGCAGCGAGGTCTCCATCCGGGAGCTGGCCGACCTGGTGGCGGATGTCGTCGGCTACCCTGGCCGCTTCCAGTACGACACCAGCAAACCCGACGGCACACCGCGCAAGCTGCTCGACGTCAGCCGTATGACCGCGCTGGGCTGGACCGCGCCAACCTCGTTGCGCGACGGCTTTGCCGCCACCTACTGCTGGTACCTTGAGCGTCTGGCCGGTGGAGCCGACCTGCGCGGCCAACCGGCCCGCACCGCGTGA